From one Chanodichthys erythropterus isolate Z2021 chromosome 3, ASM2448905v1, whole genome shotgun sequence genomic stretch:
- the mapk8ip3 gene encoding C-Jun-amino-terminal kinase-interacting protein 3 isoform X3 translates to MMELDEVVYQDDYGAVSVMSERVSGLASSIYREFERLIKSYDEEVVKELMPLVVNVLENLDSVLTENQEHEVELELLKEDNEQLITQYEREKSLRKQAEEKFIEFEDALEADKKELQSMVETLELQTKQLELKTKNYSDQISRLEERESDMKKEYNALHQRHTEMIQTYVEHIERSKMQQSGSNQSESTGCGRTQRHNWRKSKTERPPSLSLFPGGDGMVRGGPGGARMVSSDVWHSSDLSRPVYAPGYQEDGSDSDSVAATPSSTGSKSNTPTSSVPSATVTPLNDGLVSVEELNMQRGRSRKNTKRLSRNMEVQVSQETRNVSIGMGSSDEWSEFQEIIDSTPELEMRLDPRIFGGGNSPSQGIVNEAFGINTDSLYHEIKDAKSDIIGDVDAGAELLGEFSGMGKEVENLLTENKQLLETKNALNIVKNDLIAKVDELSSEQEVLREELETVKQSKSKVDQRVKELEEELKRLRAEALGASQDSKDEGGEDDDVAMTQRRRFTRVEMARVLMERNQYKERLMELQEAVRWTEMIRASRESPPLPEKKKSIIWQFFARLFSSSASPPPVKRPYTSVNIHYKSPSPAGYNQRRSQTMCQISTSNCILEFLPEELPSNGVASLLSDSALCTRREQRREQYRQVREHMRRKDGPMQTCGWSVPSRFKQNGSQADSTQDAAAKRTQANEKEDNRMKNVPVPVYCRPLVEKDPNRKLWCAAGVDLTGWKTSNQEAAAVKPSNGSDPLTGEDEGGDGKSEQGSPEKKKPKELHETDSMSSRVWILTSTHSASKVVIIDANQPCSLVDQFNVCNAHVLCISSVPAASESDYPAGEIFLEQQAGDGASEEKGGVEGMLAGITIVGCATNCSVVRSNCSSRTDTPVQDRSQAPTAPVCRSLAVSQSAEEATEAIEVSEETGPSENTDSTLRSFTEHVFTDNTHSEAGVPKEQVASAPIDSEEAGDDRAGTSAAPTMWLGAQNGWLYVHSAVSNWKKCLHSIKLKDSVLSLVHVKGRVLVALADGTLAIFHRAEDGQWDLSNYHLMDLGRPHHSIRCMAVVHDKVWCGNKNKIHVIQPKSMQIEKSFDAHPRKESQVRQLAWIGDGVWVSIRLDSTLRLYHALTHQHLQDVDIEPYVSKMLGTGKLGFSFVRITALLIGGNRLWVGTGNGVIISIPLTETVVLHRGQLLGLRANKVSPTSSGGVIHVYADDSNSEKSSFIPYCSMAQAQLCFHGHRDAVKFFVSVPGNVLATLNGSVLDSPSESQGSSAPADTEAQSLQNVLVLSGGEGYIDFRIGDGEDDETEETDGEAPQMKPALSKAERSHIIVWQVSYGPE, encoded by the exons ATGATGGAGCTGGACGAGGTGGTGTACCAGGACGATTATGGGGCCGTGTCTGTCATGTCAGAGCGGGTGTCGGGCCTGGCCAGCAGCATTTATCGGGAGTTCGAGCGCCTCATCAAGAGCTACGATGAGGAGGTGGTGAAGGAGCTGATGCCGCTGGTGGTGAATGTTCTGGAGAACCTCGACTCGGTTCTGACGGAGAACCAGGAGCATGAGGTGGAGCTGGAACTTCTCAAGGAGGACAACGAGCAGCTCATCACGCAGTATGAACGGGAGAAATCGCTGCGCAAACAGGCGGAGGAG AAGTTTATTGAGTTTGAAGATGCCTTGGAGGCAGACAAGAAGGAGTTGCAGTCCATGGTGGAGACTTTGGAGCTACAAACAAAACAACTGGAGCTTAAGACCAAGAACTATTCTGACCAGA TCTCTCGTCTGGAAGAACGAGAATCAGACATGAAGAAAGAGTATAACGCCCTTCACCAGCGACATACAGAG ATGATACAGACATATGTGGAACACATAGAGCGCTCAAAGATGCAACAGTCAGGTAGCAACCAGTCCGAATCCACAGGCTGCGGACGGAC TCAACGACACAACTGGAGGAAAAG TAAAACAGAGCGCCCCCCATCATTGAGTTTGTTTCCTGGCGGAGATGGCATGGTACGTGGGGGTCCTGGGGGGGCTAGAATGGTATCGTCAGACGTCTGGCATTCGAGTGATCTCAGCAGACCTGTCTACGCCCCTGGCTACCAG GAGGATGGCTCCGATTCAGACTCCGTCGCAGCCACACCCAGCAGCACAGGCAGCAAATCAAACACTCCCACCTCATCTGTTCCCTCGGCAACAGTTACCCCTCTGAACGATGGGCTGGTATCGGTGGAAGAGTTGAACATGCAACGGGGGCGGAGCCGCAAAAATACAAAGCGTCTTAGCAGAAACATGGAGGTGCAGGTCTCTCAGGAAACCAGAAACGTCAGCATtg gtATGGGCAGTAGCGATGAATGGTCAGAATTTCAGGAAATTATAGACTCGACACCAGAGCTAGAAATGCGCTTGGACCCTCGAATCTTTGGAGGAGGAAATAG TCCTTCTCAGGGCATTGTGAATGAGGCATTCGGCATCAACACAGACTCTCTGTACCATGAGATCAAAGACGCCAAGTCTGACATCATCGGTGATGTGGACGCAGGAGCAGAACTTCTCG GGGAATTCTCAG GAATGGGGAAAGAGGTGGAAAATCTACTAACAGAGAACAAACAACTACTGGAGACCAA GAATGCCCTGAATATTGTGAAGAATGACCTGATTGCTAAAGTGGACGAGCTGTCGAGTGAACAGGAAGTTCTCCGGGAAGAGCTGGAAACAGTGAAACAGTCCAAGAGCAAAGTGGACCAGAGAGTGAAAGAACTGGAGGAGGAGCTAAAGAG GTTGAGAGCTGAAGCATTAGGAGCATCTCAGGACTCTAAAGATGAGGGTGGAGAGGAT GACGATGTCGCCATGACGCAGAGACGACGGTTCACACGTGTAGAGATGGCGCGTGTACTGATGGAGCGCAACCAGTACAAGGAGAGACTGATGGAGCTTCAGGAAGCTGTGCGCTGGACCGAGATGATCAG GGCATCTCGGGAGAGTCCTCCTCTACCAGAGAAGAAGAAATCTATCATCTGGCAATT CTTTGCACGTCTATTTAGTTCATCTGCGAGCCCTCCTCCAGTGAAACGGCCGTACACCAGTGTCAACATTCACTACAAGTCTCCTTCTCCTGCTGGCTACAACCAGAGACGCTCCCAAACCATGTGCCAGATCTCCACTTCCAACTGCATACTGGAGTTCCTGCCAGAAGA ACTGCCCAGTAATGGTGTTGCGTCTCTCCTCAGCGATTCTGCTCTCTGTACACGCAGAGAGCAGCGTCGAGAGCAGTACCGGCAGGTGCGCGAGCACATGCGCCGGAAGGACGGCCCCATGCAAACCTGTGGCTGGAGTGTCCCATCCCGATTCAAACAG AATGGCTCCCAGGCGGACAGCACTCAAGATGCCGCAGCGAAGAGGACGCAG GCCAATGAGAAAGAGGATAATCGCATGAAAAACGTCCCTGTGCCAGTGTACTGCCGCCCTCTGGTGGAGAAAGACCCCAACAGGAAG CTGTGGTGTGCTGCTGGCGTGGATCTCACTGGCTGGAAGACATCCAATCAGGAGGCTGCAGCTGTGAAGCCGTCCAATGGCTCTGATCCCTTGACTGGTGAAGACGAAGGCGGAGACGGCAAGAGCGAGCAGGGCTCACCAGAGAAAAAGAAG CCTAAGGAGCTGCATGAAACTGACTCCATGAGCAGCCGCGTGTGGATTCTGACCAGCACTCATTCAGCCAGTAAAGTGGTCATCATCGATGCAAACCAGCCCTGCTCTCTAGTTGACCAGTTTAACGTGTGCAATGCCCATGTGCTGTGCATCTCCAGCGTACCAG CGGCTAGTGAGAGTGATTACCCAGCAGGTGAGATATTTCTGGAGCAGCAGGCTGGAGACGGGGCTTCGGAGGAGAAGGGTGGAGTGGAGGGCATGTTGGCAGGGATCACCATTGTGGGCTGCGCTACTAACTGCAGCGTAGTGCGCAGCAACTGCTCCTCTCGCACTGACACCCCCGTGCAGGACCGAAGCCAAG CTCCCACAGCTCCAGTGTGTAGAAGCTTAGCTGTGTCACAGTCTGCGGAGGAAGCGACAGAAGCCATTGAGGTGTCAGAGGAGACGGGGCCAAGTGAGAACACGGACAGCACCCTCAGATCTTTCACCGAGCATGTCTTTACTGACAACACACACAG TGAGGCAGGTGTGCCAAAGGAGCAAGTGGCATCAGCCCCCATAGACTCAGAAGAGGCAGGAGACGATCGGGCAGGGACAAGTGCTGCTCCAACCATGTGGCTCGGAGCCCAAAATGGCTG GCTTTACGTCCACTCTGCAGTGTCCAACTGGAAGAAATGCCTCCATTCAATCAAACTCAAAGACTCTGTACTGAGTTTGGT ACATGTGAAGGGGAGAGTTTTGGTTGCATTAGCGGATGGAACACTTGCAATCTTCCACAGAGCTGAAG ATGGACAATGGGATCTATCCAACTACCATCTAATGGATCTGGGAAGACCTCACCACTCCATTCGATGCATGGCTGTGGTTCATGACAAAGTCTGGTGTGGTAACAAGAACAAGATCCATGTGATCCAGCCCAAGAGCATGCAGATTGAG AAATCATTTGACGCTCACCCACGCAAGGAGAGCCAGGTGAGGCAGCTGGCATGGATCGGTGATGGTGTCTGGGTTTCAATCCGTTTGGATTCCACGCTCCGCTTATACCACGCACTCACACACCAGCATCTTCAAGACGTGGATATCGAGCCTTACGTCAGCAAGATGCTGG GTACAGGAAAGTTGGGCTTCTCTTTTGTCAGGATAACTGCCCTGTTGATTGGAGGAAACCGTTTGTGGGTGGGGACTGGAAATGGTGTCATCATCTCAATCCCTTTGACTGAAA CCGTAGTGCTTCATCGAGGGCAGCTCCTCGGACTGAGGG CCAATAAGGTGTCACCCACGTCGTCGGGGGGCGTGATCCACGTATATGCAGATGACAGTAACTCTGAGAAGAGTAGCTTCATACCATACTGTTCCATGGCCCAGGCTCAACTCTGTTTTCATGGACACAGAGATGCCGTCAAGTTCTTTGTGTCAGTGCCAG GCAACGTGCTGGCCACCCTGAATGGTAGCGTGTTGGACAGCCCATCAGAGTCTCAGGGGTCCTCAGCCCCAGCAGACACAGAAGCACAGAGCCTTCAGAACGTACTGGTGCTGAGTGGAGGAGAGGGTTATATTGACTTCCGTATCG GTGATGGCGAGGATGATGAGACAGAGGAAACAGATGGTGAAGCTCCTCAGATGAAGCCAGCTTTGTCTAAAGCAGAGAGGAGTCATATCATCGTGTGGCAGGTGTCTTATGGTCCGGAGTAA
- the mapk8ip3 gene encoding C-Jun-amino-terminal kinase-interacting protein 3 isoform X9, producing the protein MMELDEVVYQDDYGAVSVMSERVSGLASSIYREFERLIKSYDEEVVKELMPLVVNVLENLDSVLTENQEHEVELELLKEDNEQLITQYEREKSLRKQAEEKFIEFEDALEADKKELQSMVETLELQTKQLELKTKNYSDQISRLEERESDMKKEYNALHQRHTEMIQTYVEHIERSKMQQSGSNQSESTGCGRTQRHNWRKSKTERPPSLSLFPGGDGMVRGGPGGARMVSSDVWHSSDLSRPVYAPGYQEDGSDSDSVAATPSSTGSKSNTPTSSVPSATVTPLNDGLVSVEELNMQRGRSRKNTKRLSRNMEVQVSQETRNVSIGMGSSDEWSEFQEIIDSTPELEMRLDPRIFGGGNSPSQGIVNEAFGINTDSLYHEIKDAKSDIIGDVDAGAELLGEFSGMGKEVENLLTENKQLLETKNALNIVKNDLIAKVDELSSEQEVLREELETVKQSKSKVDQRVKELEEELKRLRAEALGASQDSKDEGGEDYSSPLQDDVAMTQRRRFTRVEMARVLMERNQYKERLMELQEAVRWTEMIRASRESPPLPEKKKSIIWQFFARLFSSSASPPPVKRPYTSVNIHYKSPSPAGYNQRRSQTMCQISTSNCILEFLPEEEQRREQYRQVREHMRRKDGPMQTCGWSVPSRFKQNGSQADSTQDAAAKRTQANEKEDNRMKNVPVPVYCRPLVEKDPNRKLWCAAGVDLTGWKTSNQEAAAVKPSNGSDPLTGEDEGGDGKSEQGSPEKKKPKELHETDSMSSRVWILTSTHSASKVVIIDANQPCSLVDQFNVCNAHVLCISSVPAASESDYPAGEIFLEQQAGDGASEEKGGVEGMLAGITIVGCATNCSVVRSNCSSRTDTPVQDRSQAPTAPVCRSLAVSQSAEEATEAIEVSEETGPSENTDSTLRSFTEHVFTDNTHSEAGVPKEQVASAPIDSEEAGDDRAGTSAAPTMWLGAQNGWLYVHSAVSNWKKCLHSIKLKDSVLSLVHVKGRVLVALADGTLAIFHRAEDGQWDLSNYHLMDLGRPHHSIRCMAVVHDKVWCGNKNKIHVIQPKSMQIEKSFDAHPRKESQVRQLAWIGDGVWVSIRLDSTLRLYHALTHQHLQDVDIEPYVSKMLGTGKLGFSFVRITALLIGGNRLWVGTGNGVIISIPLTETVVLHRGQLLGLRANKVSPTSSGGVIHVYADDSNSEKSSFIPYCSMAQAQLCFHGHRDAVKFFVSVPGNVLATLNGSVLDSPSESQGSSAPADTEAQSLQNVLVLSGGEGYIDFRIGDGEDDETEETDGEAPQMKPALSKAERSHIIVWQVSYGPE; encoded by the exons ATGATGGAGCTGGACGAGGTGGTGTACCAGGACGATTATGGGGCCGTGTCTGTCATGTCAGAGCGGGTGTCGGGCCTGGCCAGCAGCATTTATCGGGAGTTCGAGCGCCTCATCAAGAGCTACGATGAGGAGGTGGTGAAGGAGCTGATGCCGCTGGTGGTGAATGTTCTGGAGAACCTCGACTCGGTTCTGACGGAGAACCAGGAGCATGAGGTGGAGCTGGAACTTCTCAAGGAGGACAACGAGCAGCTCATCACGCAGTATGAACGGGAGAAATCGCTGCGCAAACAGGCGGAGGAG AAGTTTATTGAGTTTGAAGATGCCTTGGAGGCAGACAAGAAGGAGTTGCAGTCCATGGTGGAGACTTTGGAGCTACAAACAAAACAACTGGAGCTTAAGACCAAGAACTATTCTGACCAGA TCTCTCGTCTGGAAGAACGAGAATCAGACATGAAGAAAGAGTATAACGCCCTTCACCAGCGACATACAGAG ATGATACAGACATATGTGGAACACATAGAGCGCTCAAAGATGCAACAGTCAGGTAGCAACCAGTCCGAATCCACAGGCTGCGGACGGAC TCAACGACACAACTGGAGGAAAAG TAAAACAGAGCGCCCCCCATCATTGAGTTTGTTTCCTGGCGGAGATGGCATGGTACGTGGGGGTCCTGGGGGGGCTAGAATGGTATCGTCAGACGTCTGGCATTCGAGTGATCTCAGCAGACCTGTCTACGCCCCTGGCTACCAG GAGGATGGCTCCGATTCAGACTCCGTCGCAGCCACACCCAGCAGCACAGGCAGCAAATCAAACACTCCCACCTCATCTGTTCCCTCGGCAACAGTTACCCCTCTGAACGATGGGCTGGTATCGGTGGAAGAGTTGAACATGCAACGGGGGCGGAGCCGCAAAAATACAAAGCGTCTTAGCAGAAACATGGAGGTGCAGGTCTCTCAGGAAACCAGAAACGTCAGCATtg gtATGGGCAGTAGCGATGAATGGTCAGAATTTCAGGAAATTATAGACTCGACACCAGAGCTAGAAATGCGCTTGGACCCTCGAATCTTTGGAGGAGGAAATAG TCCTTCTCAGGGCATTGTGAATGAGGCATTCGGCATCAACACAGACTCTCTGTACCATGAGATCAAAGACGCCAAGTCTGACATCATCGGTGATGTGGACGCAGGAGCAGAACTTCTCG GGGAATTCTCAG GAATGGGGAAAGAGGTGGAAAATCTACTAACAGAGAACAAACAACTACTGGAGACCAA GAATGCCCTGAATATTGTGAAGAATGACCTGATTGCTAAAGTGGACGAGCTGTCGAGTGAACAGGAAGTTCTCCGGGAAGAGCTGGAAACAGTGAAACAGTCCAAGAGCAAAGTGGACCAGAGAGTGAAAGAACTGGAGGAGGAGCTAAAGAG GTTGAGAGCTGAAGCATTAGGAGCATCTCAGGACTCTAAAGATGAGGGTGGAGAGGAT TACTCATCTCCACTGCAGGACGATGTCGCCATGACGCAGAGACGACGGTTCACACGTGTAGAGATGGCGCGTGTACTGATGGAGCGCAACCAGTACAAGGAGAGACTGATGGAGCTTCAGGAAGCTGTGCGCTGGACCGAGATGATCAG GGCATCTCGGGAGAGTCCTCCTCTACCAGAGAAGAAGAAATCTATCATCTGGCAATT CTTTGCACGTCTATTTAGTTCATCTGCGAGCCCTCCTCCAGTGAAACGGCCGTACACCAGTGTCAACATTCACTACAAGTCTCCTTCTCCTGCTGGCTACAACCAGAGACGCTCCCAAACCATGTGCCAGATCTCCACTTCCAACTGCATACTGGAGTTCCTGCCAGAAGA AGAGCAGCGTCGAGAGCAGTACCGGCAGGTGCGCGAGCACATGCGCCGGAAGGACGGCCCCATGCAAACCTGTGGCTGGAGTGTCCCATCCCGATTCAAACAG AATGGCTCCCAGGCGGACAGCACTCAAGATGCCGCAGCGAAGAGGACGCAG GCCAATGAGAAAGAGGATAATCGCATGAAAAACGTCCCTGTGCCAGTGTACTGCCGCCCTCTGGTGGAGAAAGACCCCAACAGGAAG CTGTGGTGTGCTGCTGGCGTGGATCTCACTGGCTGGAAGACATCCAATCAGGAGGCTGCAGCTGTGAAGCCGTCCAATGGCTCTGATCCCTTGACTGGTGAAGACGAAGGCGGAGACGGCAAGAGCGAGCAGGGCTCACCAGAGAAAAAGAAG CCTAAGGAGCTGCATGAAACTGACTCCATGAGCAGCCGCGTGTGGATTCTGACCAGCACTCATTCAGCCAGTAAAGTGGTCATCATCGATGCAAACCAGCCCTGCTCTCTAGTTGACCAGTTTAACGTGTGCAATGCCCATGTGCTGTGCATCTCCAGCGTACCAG CGGCTAGTGAGAGTGATTACCCAGCAGGTGAGATATTTCTGGAGCAGCAGGCTGGAGACGGGGCTTCGGAGGAGAAGGGTGGAGTGGAGGGCATGTTGGCAGGGATCACCATTGTGGGCTGCGCTACTAACTGCAGCGTAGTGCGCAGCAACTGCTCCTCTCGCACTGACACCCCCGTGCAGGACCGAAGCCAAG CTCCCACAGCTCCAGTGTGTAGAAGCTTAGCTGTGTCACAGTCTGCGGAGGAAGCGACAGAAGCCATTGAGGTGTCAGAGGAGACGGGGCCAAGTGAGAACACGGACAGCACCCTCAGATCTTTCACCGAGCATGTCTTTACTGACAACACACACAG TGAGGCAGGTGTGCCAAAGGAGCAAGTGGCATCAGCCCCCATAGACTCAGAAGAGGCAGGAGACGATCGGGCAGGGACAAGTGCTGCTCCAACCATGTGGCTCGGAGCCCAAAATGGCTG GCTTTACGTCCACTCTGCAGTGTCCAACTGGAAGAAATGCCTCCATTCAATCAAACTCAAAGACTCTGTACTGAGTTTGGT ACATGTGAAGGGGAGAGTTTTGGTTGCATTAGCGGATGGAACACTTGCAATCTTCCACAGAGCTGAAG ATGGACAATGGGATCTATCCAACTACCATCTAATGGATCTGGGAAGACCTCACCACTCCATTCGATGCATGGCTGTGGTTCATGACAAAGTCTGGTGTGGTAACAAGAACAAGATCCATGTGATCCAGCCCAAGAGCATGCAGATTGAG AAATCATTTGACGCTCACCCACGCAAGGAGAGCCAGGTGAGGCAGCTGGCATGGATCGGTGATGGTGTCTGGGTTTCAATCCGTTTGGATTCCACGCTCCGCTTATACCACGCACTCACACACCAGCATCTTCAAGACGTGGATATCGAGCCTTACGTCAGCAAGATGCTGG GTACAGGAAAGTTGGGCTTCTCTTTTGTCAGGATAACTGCCCTGTTGATTGGAGGAAACCGTTTGTGGGTGGGGACTGGAAATGGTGTCATCATCTCAATCCCTTTGACTGAAA CCGTAGTGCTTCATCGAGGGCAGCTCCTCGGACTGAGGG CCAATAAGGTGTCACCCACGTCGTCGGGGGGCGTGATCCACGTATATGCAGATGACAGTAACTCTGAGAAGAGTAGCTTCATACCATACTGTTCCATGGCCCAGGCTCAACTCTGTTTTCATGGACACAGAGATGCCGTCAAGTTCTTTGTGTCAGTGCCAG GCAACGTGCTGGCCACCCTGAATGGTAGCGTGTTGGACAGCCCATCAGAGTCTCAGGGGTCCTCAGCCCCAGCAGACACAGAAGCACAGAGCCTTCAGAACGTACTGGTGCTGAGTGGAGGAGAGGGTTATATTGACTTCCGTATCG GTGATGGCGAGGATGATGAGACAGAGGAAACAGATGGTGAAGCTCCTCAGATGAAGCCAGCTTTGTCTAAAGCAGAGAGGAGTCATATCATCGTGTGGCAGGTGTCTTATGGTCCGGAGTAA